The Benincasa hispida cultivar B227 chromosome 11, ASM972705v1, whole genome shotgun sequence genome has a segment encoding these proteins:
- the LOC120090956 gene encoding deoxynucleoside triphosphate triphosphohydrolase SAMHD1 homolog: MGASFNDELLLAPVRNFNSSQDIRCSKHVHDNVHGNIYLDPLSLKFIDTEQFQRLRELKQLGVTHMVYPGAVHSRFEHSLGVYWLAGEAVQKLKNYQGAELDIDRNDIQTVKLAGLLHDVGHGPFSHLFEREFLPKVLSDYDWSHELMSVKMVDHIVDEHHIDIDSGMIKRIKEMILSSSEFTRPKGSREKRFLYDIVANGRNGIDVDKFDYIVRDCRACGLGCNFLFERLMETMRVIDDEICYKATDYLTIHKLFTTRADLYRTVYVHPKVKAIELMVIDALLKANDYLELSSYIHDPSQYWKLDDSVVKTIETASNEELKESRDLILRIRRRNLYQFCNEYAVPKDKLEYFKDVTAKDIVCSQKNGGVLLQEEDVAVSNVRIDLTRGRNNPLERIHFFKDYESNDKFKISDDRISHLLPTSYEDMIVRVYSKKPELVEAISEAFENFQLKTYGIKTQVHATPDKKKRRI; encoded by the exons ATGGGTGCCTCTTTCAACGACGAACTGTTGCTCGCTCCGGTTCGCAACTTTAATTCCTCTCAGGATATCCGCTGCTCTAAACACGTCCATGACAACGTTCACGGCAACATTTATCTTGATCCG CTCTCTTTGAAATTTATTGATACCGAGCAGTTTCAGAG GCTTCGTGAATTGAAGCAGCTTG GTGTGACACATATGGTCTATCCGGGAGCTGTTCATTCTAGATTTGAACACTCGTTAGGAGTGTATTGGCTAGCTGGAGAAGCTGTTCAAAAGCTTAAAAATTACCAA GGAGCAGAGCTTGATATTGATCGCAATGATATCCAAACGGTGAAACTTGCTG GCCTTCTGCATGATGTGGGCCATGGGCCTTTCAGTCACCTGTTTGAGCGTGAGTTCCTCCCCAAGGTTTTGAGTGACTATGACTG GTCTCATGAACTTATGTCAGTTAAGATGGTTGACCATATTGTTGATGAACACCACATAGATATTGATTCTGGAATGATAAAAAGAATCAAG GAGATGATACTATCTAGCTCTGAGTTTACTCGGCCGAAG GGTTCGAGGGAGAAGCGTTTCTTGTACGACATTGTTGCAAATGGACGAAATGGAATTGATGTGGACAA GTTTGATTATATCGTGCGTGATTGCCGGGCTTGTGGTTTAGGATGCAACTTTCTGTTTGAGAG GTTAATGGAGACTATGCGAGTTATAGATGATGAAATTTGCTATAAAGCTACGGACT ATCTTaccattcacaaattgtttACTACTCGGGCTGATTTGTATCGAACAGTTTATGTGCACCCGAAAGTTAAG GCTATTGAGCTTATGGTAATTGATGCTCTGTTGAAGGCAAATGATTATCTTGAGCTTTCATCTTACATACATGATCCATCCCAGTATTGGAAG TTAGATGATTCTGTTGTTAAAACAATTGAGACAGCCTCCAACGAAGAACTAAAGGAATCTAGAGATCTGATTTTGCGAATCCGCAGAAGAAATCTCTACCAG TTCTGTAATGAATATGCTGTCCCGAAAGACAAACTGGAATACTTCAAGGATGTAACAGCTAAAGATATTGTTTGTTCTCAG AAAAATGGTGGAGTGCTGCTACAAGAGGAGGACGTTGCTGTCAGCAATGTTAGGATTGACTTGACGCGTGGTAGAAATAATCCTCTTGAAAG GATTCATTTCTTCAAG GATTATGAAAGCAATGATAAATTCAAGATTTCGGATGATCGCATAAGCCATTTACTGCCAACATCATATGAAGATATGATTGTGAGGGTGTATTCCAAGAAACCTGAGCTG GTAGAAGCCATCTCAGAAGCATTTGAAAACTTTCAGTTGAAGACGTATGGGATTAAAACACAAGTACATGCAACTCCAGATAAGAAGAAACGGCGCATTTGA
- the LOC120090957 gene encoding peptidyl-prolyl cis-trans isomerase CYP38, chloroplastic, protein MAAIVSCKFCSSLTTSNSSIPTSQFRSSKLWNGAWSNPFGPRCSSYNRIKCGLQNVKKARPFCLKEFAISSALAFSLITGVSTLGSSADAYAVAGPVIPELSVLISGPPIKDPGALLRYALPIDNKAIREVQKPLEDISESLKISGVKALDSVERNVRQASRTLKQGKNLIISGLAESKKERGVEVLGKLEVGLDELQKIVEDRDRDAVAPKQKELLNYVGSVEEDMVDGFPYEVPEEYKNMPLLKGRAAVDMKVKVKDNPNIDECVFHIVLDGYNAPVSAGNFVDLVERHFYDGMEIQRADGFVVQTGDPEGPAEGFIDPSTEKTRTIPLEIMVEGEKAPFYGETLEELGLYKAQTKLPFNAFGTMAMAREEFDNNSASSQVFWLLKESELTPSNANILDGRYAVFGYITENEDILADLKVGDVIESMQVVSGLDNLVNPSYKIAG, encoded by the exons ATGGCGGCCATTGTCTCCTGCAAGTTCTGTTCCTCTCTTACTACCTCCAACTCCTCAATACCCACCTCCCAATTTCGCTCCTCCAAGCTCTGGAATGGCGCTTGGTCCAACCCATTTGGCCCCAGATGCTCCTCATACAATCGAATCAAATGTGGGCTTCAGAATGTGAAG AAAGCCAGGCCATTTTGCTTGAAGGAGTTTGCAATTTCCTCAGCTTTGGCGTTTAGTTTAATCACAGGGGTTTCTACTTTAGGCTCATCTGCAGATGCATATGCAGTTGCTGGTCCAGTGATTCCGGAGCTGTCAGTATTGATATCCGGTCCACCAATAAAGGATCCTGGAGCTTTGTTGAGATATGCTTTGCCTATTGATAATAAAGCCATTAGGGAAGTTCAAAAACCACTAGAAGACATTTCTGAAAGTCTTAAAATTTCTGGAGTCAAGGCACTTGATTCTGTGGAGAGG AATGTGAGGCAGGCATCTCGGACGCTCAAGCAGGGgaagaatttgattatatctgGGTTGGCAGAATCAAAGAAGGAACGCGGAGTCGAAGTTCTCGGTAAACTGGAAGTTGGATTAGATGAGCTCCAAAAGATTGTGGAAGACAGAGATAGAGATGCAGTAGCACCAAAACAAAAGGAGCTTCTTAATTATGTTGGCAG TGTTGAAGAGGATATGGTTGATGGCTTTCCATACGAAGTGCCCGAGGAATACAAAAATATGCCCCTACTGAAAGGGAGAGCAGCTGTAGATATGAAGGTCAAAGTGAAGGACAATCCAAACATAGATGAGTGTGTTTTCCATATAGTCTTAGATGGCTATAACGCTCCAGTAAGTGCTGGGAATTTCGTTGACTTGGTCGAAAGGCACTTCTACGATGGCATGGAAATCCAAAGAG CGGATGGCTTTGTCGTTCAGACTGGTGATCCAGAAGGTCCTGCAGAGGGTTTCATCGATCCTAGTACCGAGAAAACCCGGACCATACCATTAGAAATCATGGTTGAAGGGGAGAAAGCACCCTTCTATGGAGAAACTTTGGAA GAGCTTGGTCTGTACAAGGCTCAAACAAAACTCCCCTTCAATGCATTTGGAACAATGGCCATGGCTAGAGAG GAATTTGATAACAATTCAGCATCTAGTCAGGTGTTTTGGCTGCTGAAGGAAAGTGAACTTACTCCTAGTAATGCTAATATATTAGATGGTCGATATGCCGTGTTCGGTTACATCACTGAAAATGAGGACATTTTGGCTGATCTCAAGGTCGGTGACGTTATAGAGTCGATGCAAGTAGTCTCTGGCCTGGATAACTTGGTGAATCCAAGCTATAAGATTGCTGGTTGA
- the LOC120090958 gene encoding serine/threonine-protein kinase STY13 — translation MKGKTESGGGYVRADQIDLKSLDEQLQRHLSKAWTMEKNKKREDEEDVGVGGGGGGVGGGRPGITRQEWEIDPSKLIIKSVIARGTFGTVHRGIYDGQDVAVKLLDWGEEGHRSEAEIASLRAAFTQEVAVWHKLDHPNVTKFIGATIGSSDLHIQTENGQIGMPSNICCVVVEYCPGGALKSYLIKNRRKKLAFKVVVQLALDLARGLSYLHSQKIVHRDVKTENMLLDKTRTVKIADFGVARVEASNPNDMTGETGTLGYMAPEVLNGNPYNRKCDVYSFGICLWEIYCCDMPYPDLSFSEVTSAVVRQNLRPEIPRCCPSSLANVMKRCWDANPDKRPEMDEVVTMLEAIDTSKGGGMIPLDQSQGCICFRRYRGP, via the exons ATGAAAGGAAAGACTGAAAGTGGAGGTGGGTATGTGAGAGCAGATCAGATAGATCTGAAGAGCTTAGACGAGCAGTTACAGAGACATTTGAGCAAAGCATGGACTatggagaagaacaagaagaggGAAGATGAGGAAGACGTCGGCGTCGGCGGCGGTGGAGGAGGCGTCGGCGGAGGGAGACCGGGAATCACTAGACAGGAGTGGGAGATTGACCCTTCTAAACTCATCATCAAATCCGTCATAGCTCGTGGCACTTTTGGAACTGTTCATCGTGGGATTTATGATGGTCAAGATGTTGCTG TTAAACTTCTTGACTGGGGAGAAGAGGGTCATAGGTCAGAGGCAGAAATCGCATCGCTTAGAGCGGCTTTTACACAAGAAGTTGCTGTTTGGCACAAGCTTGACCATCCCAACGTTACAAAG TTTATAGGAGCAACAATAGGCTCCTCAGATCTACACATACAAACAGAAAATGGCCAAATTGGTATGCCCAGCAATATTTGTTGTGTTGTTGTTGAGTATTGTCCTGGAGGTGCTCTGAAATCCTACCTCATAAAGAACAGGAGGAAAAAGCTGGCTTTCAAAGTAGTCGTCCAGCTAGCATTAGACCTTGCAAGAGG GTTGAGCTATCTTCATTCACAGAAGATTGTTCATAGAGATGTCAAAACAGAAAATATGCTTCTGGACAAAACGAGAACGGTAAAAATTGCAGACTTTGGTGTTGCTCGTGTTGAAGCCTCAAATCCCAATGATATGACTGGCGAGACTGGAACACTTGGATATATGGCTCCAGAG GTTCTCAATGGCAATCCATATAATAGGAAATGTGATGTCTACAGCTTTGGCATCTGTTTATGGGAAATATACTGCTGCGATATGCCCTATCCCGACCTTAGCTTCTCAGAAGTGACATCAGCTGTTGTCCGACAG AATCTGAGGCCAGAGATTCCTCGATGTTGCCCGAGCTCGCTTGCAAATGTAATGAAGCGATGCTGGGATGCTAACCCTGACAAACGTCCAGAGATGGATGAGGTTGTAACCATGTTGGAAGCAATTGACACATCGAAGGGTGGAGGTATGATCCCCCTCGATCAGTCGCAAGGCTGTATTTGCTTCCGCAGGTATCGGGGGCCTTGA